Proteins encoded in a region of the Elaeis guineensis isolate ETL-2024a chromosome 7, EG11, whole genome shotgun sequence genome:
- the LOC105049103 gene encoding uncharacterized protein: MEAKREEGEAHLPSNVAAPRPRPPTPDHPPYAEMVRVALRELAEEGGSTEASISRYIQSNYTRLPPGHSRLLPYYLGKFVAAGDVSMLSPNRFALPLTPPSPTLLPLPHHYPIPTPNHHPNPNPRRSSFRQKNAGPQIPRRRGRPPKMTTATTSGSAVGGLMLLPPWPKSPHHVMDSSASPAPPIRRGRGRPRKNPETKAPTPVEPVPRPRLIIRLRSKPPNPMSAAAASEVTAVEECDSGNNVDGLEAAQRNPDEEKALPANVYMIEESALLPLVSVPLEPDVEMLHMDQMQPEPEGGLLLLQPESEFLLRAPERAENNEDRSLPTSVMPETKQDQSVLLGASWSKSIEESLPPAIQANAELLLPTSVHLEPEPSEEPLASTQLHVEVKEPKEESLSSSIVQPKSDELFLPQVCVHPEPWKEELLQLLPQQSETGIDLFLLPGPMQSELHEESILSVSTQPQPEEQLVLPAPLSMELIEISSQLAPDQPESVEETSLQPELDGEYLPPAQLPPEPKEEPLLLPSIQIEPKEELLSLASIEPEVKEQSSPPAPIPAVEKGEKSGHSSKHRRTHAKHRRLWFEC; the protein is encoded by the exons ATGGAGGCAAAACGAGAAGAAGGCGAAGCCCATCTTCCCTCCAATGTTGCTGCCCCGAGACCGAGACCACCCACCCCCGACCACCCTCCCTACGCCGAG ATGGTTCGGGTGGCGCTGCGAGAGCTGGCGGAGGAGGGCGGCTCCACGGAGGCCTCCATCTCCCGCTACATCCAGTCCAACTACACTCGACTCCCTCCCGGCCACTCCAGACTCCTCCCTTACTACCTCGGCAAGTTCGTCGCCGCCGGAGACGTCTCCATGCTTTCTCCCAATCGCTTCGCCCTCCCGTTAACTCCTCCTTCCCCAACTCTCCTCCCCCTCCCTCACCACTATCCCATTCCAACGCCCAATCAtcatcctaaccctaatcctcgTCGATCGTCCTTTCGGCAAAAAAACGCCGGTCCTCAAATTCCGCGCCGCCGTGGGAGGCCACCTAAAATGACCACGGCCACCACCTCTGGCTCCGCCGTCGGAGGCCTTATGCTTCTTCCTCCTTGGCCAAAAAGCCCGCATCATGTGATGGATTCGAGCGCATCGCCGGCGCCGCCGATACGGCGGGGACGGGGCAGGCCGCGTAAGAACCCTGAGACGAAGGCTCCGACTCCCGTTGAGCCGGTTCCGAGGCCGCGGCTGATCATTCGGCTACGAAGCAAACCTCCAAACCCCATGTCTGCTGCTGCTGCTTCCGAGGTTACGGCGGTTGAGGAGTGTGATTCCGGAAATAATGTGGATGGCTTGGAGGCAGCACAGAGGAATCCTGATGAGGAGAAGGCATTGCCGGCCAATGTTTATATGATTGAAGAGTCGGCATTGTTGCCTCTGGTTTCAGTGCCTTTGGAACCTGATGTCGAAATGCTGCATATGGATCAAATGCAGCCAGAGCCAGAGGGTGGTTTGCTGCTGCTACAGCCTGAGTCTGAATTTTTGCTGCGAGCGCCGGAGCGAGCTGAGAACAATGAAGACCGGTCGCTGCCGACCTCAGTAATGCCTGAGACCAAACAAGATCAATCTGTGCTGCTGGGAGCAAGTTGGTCCAAATCCATAGAGGAATCATTGCCACCGGCAATTCAGGCTAATGCGGAGTTGCTGCTGCCGACCAGTGTGCACCTCGAGCCAGAGCCAAGTGAGGAACCACTGGCATCTACCCAACTGCATGTTGAAGTGAAAGAACCAAAAGAAGAGTCCTTGTCATCATCTATTGTTCAACCTAAGTCTGATGAATTATTCTTGCCTCAAGTTTGTGTTCATCCAGAACCTTGGAAGGAAGAGTTATTGCAGCTTCTCCCACAGCAATCTGAGACTGGAATAGACTTGTTCCTGCTGCCGGGTCCAATGCAATCCGAGCTCCATGAGGAATCGATATTGTCGGTCTCAACACAGCCTCAGCCTGAAGAACAACTGGTGCTGCCAGCACCGTTGAGTATGGAGCTTATAGAAATCTCATCACAACTGGCACCAGACCAACCTGAGTCTGTTGAGGAGACATCACTGCAGCCAGAGTTAGATGGGGAATATTTGCCACCTGCCCAACTTCCGCCCGAGCCCAAAGAAGAGCCATTGCTGCTACCTTCCATTCAGATAGAGCCCAAAGAAGAGCTTTTGTCACTGGCCTCCATTGAGCCTGAGGTTAAAGAACAGTCATCCCCACCTGCTCCAATCCCTGCGGTGGAGAAGGGCGAGAAGAGTGGGCATTCTAGTAAGCACAGAAGAACGCATGCTAAACATAGGAGACTCTGGTTTGAATGTTAA
- the LOC105049104 gene encoding uncharacterized protein → MARDSCLARVAAGAAVGGAVGGAVGAVYGTYEAIRYKVPGFLKIRYIGQTTLGSAAVFGLFLGAGSLIHCGRSY, encoded by the exons ATGGCACGGGACAGCTGCTTGGCTCGCGTCGCCGCTGGAGCTGCGGTCGGCGGTGCCGTCGGCGGCGCGGTCG GTGCGGTTTATGGGACCTATGAAGCTATTAGATACAAG GTTCCAGGATTTTTGAAAATCAGATACATCGGACAAACCACGCTTGGAAGTGCCGCAGTTTTTGGGCTCTTTTTGGGGGCTGGGAGCTTGATACACTGTGGGAGATCTTACTGA